One part of the Lycium ferocissimum isolate CSIRO_LF1 chromosome 8, AGI_CSIRO_Lferr_CH_V1, whole genome shotgun sequence genome encodes these proteins:
- the LOC132068390 gene encoding protein trichome birefringence-like 33 isoform X3 yields MKPPLSSSPFSSSILRKLRLSTFLILILLSFIFLVTILYSEEFSCIFSQQQNAISRNIKKNKKLPFAIGETKEGCDLFSGRWVWDEKRPLYEESECPYIQPQLTCQEHGRPDKDYQHWRWQPHGCSLPSFNATLMLETLRGKRMLFVGDSLNRGQYVSMVCLVHRLIPENAKSMKTVGNFDIFTIKDYNATIEFYWAPFLLESNSDDAVKHRIEKRVVRKGSINVHGKYWKGADIVVFNTYLWWMRGPNFNIMQGSFDDEVRDIVEVSTEDAYRMAMKSMLRWIKKNMDPKKTRVFFTSMSPTHEKSIEWGSEPNQNCYNETKVIENPNYWGSDSRKSIMQVIGETFSKSKVPISFLNITQLSSYRKDAHTTIYKKQWNKLTPQQLANPFSYADCVHWCLPGLQDTWNELLFTKLFYP; encoded by the exons atgaagcCACCTCTCTCATCTTCTCCATTTTCCTCTTCAATTCTCAGAAAACTTCGTCTTTCTACTTTTCTGATCTTGATATTATTAtccttcatttttcttgtgACTATTCTGTACAGTGAAGAATTCAGCTGCATTTTTAGCCAACAACAAAATGCTATCTCAAGAAATATAA aaaagaacaagaaattaCCATTTGCCATAGGAGAGACAAAAGAAGGATGTGATTTGTTTAGTGGGAGATGGGTTTGGGATGAGAAAAGGCCTTTGTATGAAGAATCAGAGTGTCCTTATATACAGCCACAATTGACTTGTCAAGAACATGGCAGGCCAGATAAAGATTATCAGCATTGGAGATGGCAACCTCATGGTTGCTCGCTTCCTAG CTTCAATGCAACATTAATGCTGGAAACACTTCGAGGGAAGAGGATGTTATTCGTGGGCGATTCCTTGAACAGAGGACAATATGTTTCCATGGTTTGTCTTGTCCATAGACTTATTCCCGAGAATGCTAAATCCATGAAAACTGTTGGTAATTTCGACATTTTCACCATTAAG GATTACAATGCAACAATTGAGTTCTACTGGGCACCATTTCTGCTGGAATCAAATTCTGATGATGCAGTCAAACATAGGATCGAAAAAAGAGTTGTTCGAAAAGGTTCAATAAACGTACATGGGAAATATTGGAAAGGGGCTGACATTGTTGTGTTCAATACTTACCTTTGGTGGATGAGGGGCCCCAATTTTAATATTAT GCAAGGGTCTTTTGATGATGAAGTGAGAGATATAGTGGAAGTATCCACAGAGGATGCATATCGCATGGCAATGAAGAGTATGTTGAGATGGATTAAAAAGAATATGGATCCAAAGAAAACTAGAGTCTTCTTCACTAGCATGTCACCTACTCATGAAAA gAGCATAGAGTGGGGAAGTGAACCCAATCAGAACTGTTACaatgaaacaaaagtgataGAAAATCCAAATTATTGGGGATCAGATAGTAGAAAAAGCATAATGCAAGTGATTGGAGAAACTTTCAGCAAATCAAAAGTGCCAATCTCATTTCTCAACATCACACAACTTTCAAGTTATAGAAAAGATGCACACACAACAATTTACAAGAAGCAATGGAATAAATTAACCCCACAACAACTAGCAAATCCATTCAGCTATGCTGATTGCGTTCATTGGTGCTTGCCTGGTCTTCAAGATACTTGGAATGAGCTTTTATTCACAAAGCTGTTTTATCCTTGA